A genomic region of Solanum dulcamara chromosome 2, daSolDulc1.2, whole genome shotgun sequence contains the following coding sequences:
- the LOC129880743 gene encoding uncharacterized protein LOC129880743 isoform X3 produces MVSFSSWRSDLVTDVLCPKIGGVYPRLPSHIVSYKRSTLKSHDCVQPVSRKVPGRSITHLSLAGRAVKCASFVERNYQSSVNDDEDPFWINATKQGIRAAKSILEFLVEQPSQLKYIEWPGFQSTVHEMDKGGAKWTR; encoded by the exons ATGGTCAGTTTTTCCAGCTGGCGCTCGGATCTGGTTACAG ATGTCCTCTGCCCCAAAATTGGTGGAGTCTATCCAAGATTACCGTCCCATATTGTGAGTTACAAGAGGAGCACACTCAAAAGTCATGATTGCGTTCAGCCTGTGTCTAGAAag GTTCCTGGTAGAAGCATTACGCATTTATCTCTTGCTGGTCGTGCTGTCAAATGTGCTTCATTTGTAGAAAGAAACTATCAATCTAGTGTCAATGATGACGAAGATCCATTTTGGATAAATGCTACGAAGCAAGGTATCAG GGCTGCAAAATCTATACTAGAATTCTTGGTTGAGCAGCCAAGTCAGCTGAAGTACATAGAATGGCCTGGATTTCAAAGCACG GTCCATGAGATGGACAAGGGTGGGGCCAAGTGGACAAGGTAA
- the LOC129880743 gene encoding uncharacterized protein LOC129880743 isoform X1 has product MVSFSSWRSDLVTDVLCPKIGGVYPRLPSHIVSYKRSTLKSHDCVQPVSRKVPGRSITHLSLAGRAVKCASFVERNYQSSVNDDEDPFWINATKQGIRAAKSILEFLVEQPSQLKYIEWPGFQSTDTQLLVIKTKSQMLNIVDVLYGLAVELDMWMQCNFCFRCNTLI; this is encoded by the exons ATGGTCAGTTTTTCCAGCTGGCGCTCGGATCTGGTTACAG ATGTCCTCTGCCCCAAAATTGGTGGAGTCTATCCAAGATTACCGTCCCATATTGTGAGTTACAAGAGGAGCACACTCAAAAGTCATGATTGCGTTCAGCCTGTGTCTAGAAag GTTCCTGGTAGAAGCATTACGCATTTATCTCTTGCTGGTCGTGCTGTCAAATGTGCTTCATTTGTAGAAAGAAACTATCAATCTAGTGTCAATGATGACGAAGATCCATTTTGGATAAATGCTACGAAGCAAGGTATCAG GGCTGCAAAATCTATACTAGAATTCTTGGTTGAGCAGCCAAGTCAGCTGAAGTACATAGAATGGCCTGGATTTCAAAGCACG GATACTCAACTGTTGGTCATCAAGACAAAATCACAAATGTTAAATATAGTTGACGTCCTTTATGGGCTAgctgttgaacttgacatgtgGATGCAATGTAACTTTTGTTTTAGATGCAATACACTAATATGA
- the LOC129880743 gene encoding uncharacterized protein LOC129880743 isoform X4 yields MVSFSSWRSDLVTDVLCPKIGGVYPRLPSHIVSYKRSTLKSHDCVQPVSRKVPGRSITHLSLAGRAVKCASFVERNYQSSVNDDEDPFWINATKQGIRAAKSILEFLVEQPSQLKYIEWPGFQSTSRAPVGVT; encoded by the exons ATGGTCAGTTTTTCCAGCTGGCGCTCGGATCTGGTTACAG ATGTCCTCTGCCCCAAAATTGGTGGAGTCTATCCAAGATTACCGTCCCATATTGTGAGTTACAAGAGGAGCACACTCAAAAGTCATGATTGCGTTCAGCCTGTGTCTAGAAag GTTCCTGGTAGAAGCATTACGCATTTATCTCTTGCTGGTCGTGCTGTCAAATGTGCTTCATTTGTAGAAAGAAACTATCAATCTAGTGTCAATGATGACGAAGATCCATTTTGGATAAATGCTACGAAGCAAGGTATCAG GGCTGCAAAATCTATACTAGAATTCTTGGTTGAGCAGCCAAGTCAGCTGAAGTACATAGAATGGCCTGGATTTCAAAGCACG